One genomic window of Tenacibaculum tangerinum includes the following:
- a CDS encoding transposase — MVNTFGIHEQSTGRNYLFSPKGRLGLMFLKHYANCSDKKLIEQLNSNLDYQFFCDIELGFERLTNYKIVSQIRCELSEKLEISSVEKVLFSFWKGQIESANQIVMDATCYESELSYPSIQKLLWQSVHWLYKQLQKTCSVLGVKMIRSKYLKWKKRYQGFSKMRRKTKSKRISLTRALLKLLLKFINFEKELQIHSNLEFTPQYYKRITTIQKIYEQQKHHFDTGEKIKDRIVSIHKDYIRPIVRGKEVKPVEFGAKVNKVQIDGISFIEHINFNAFHEGNRFIQTVQKVQGLTRKKVKIAGADKIYATNKNRKYCSSKAIQTDFIPKGKKSKNHKEKQKLRAIISKERATRLEGSFGKDKEHYHLKKIKAKTKKNEILWIFFGIHTGNALEIGRRKAREIDKKTA; from the coding sequence TTGGTAAATACTTTTGGTATCCACGAACAATCAACAGGGCGAAACTATCTTTTTAGTCCTAAAGGGAGGCTTGGTTTAATGTTTTTGAAGCATTACGCTAATTGTTCAGATAAGAAATTAATAGAGCAATTAAATTCTAATCTTGATTATCAATTTTTTTGTGATATTGAACTAGGATTTGAACGTTTGACCAATTATAAAATAGTAAGTCAAATACGTTGTGAATTATCAGAGAAATTAGAGATTAGTTCAGTTGAAAAAGTTCTTTTTTCTTTTTGGAAAGGTCAAATAGAGAGCGCCAATCAAATAGTTATGGATGCAACTTGTTATGAGAGTGAACTATCTTATCCTAGCATTCAAAAATTACTTTGGCAGTCTGTGCATTGGCTTTATAAACAACTACAAAAAACCTGCTCAGTGTTAGGAGTTAAAATGATTCGAAGTAAGTATTTGAAATGGAAGAAACGGTATCAAGGGTTTAGTAAAATGCGAAGAAAAACCAAATCAAAACGAATCTCATTAACTAGAGCATTATTAAAATTACTATTGAAGTTTATCAATTTTGAAAAAGAACTACAAATCCATTCTAACCTAGAGTTTACCCCACAATATTATAAGAGAATAACTACAATTCAAAAGATTTACGAGCAACAAAAGCATCACTTTGATACAGGAGAGAAAATAAAGGATAGAATTGTGAGTATTCATAAGGATTATATTCGTCCTATTGTCAGGGGAAAAGAAGTAAAACCTGTTGAATTTGGAGCAAAAGTGAACAAAGTTCAAATAGACGGGATTAGTTTTATAGAACACATCAATTTTAATGCTTTTCACGAGGGAAATCGTTTTATACAAACGGTTCAAAAAGTGCAAGGATTAACTCGAAAGAAAGTAAAAATAGCTGGAGCAGATAAAATTTATGCCACCAATAAAAACAGAAAATACTGTAGTTCTAAAGCTATACAAACAGACTTTATTCCTAAGGGGAAAAAATCTAAAAACCACAAAGAAAAACAGAAACTTAGAGCTATTATTTCCAAAGAAAGAGCTACAAGATTAGAAGGGTCTTTTGGTAAGGATAAAGAACATTATCATTTAAAAAAGATAAAGGCTAAAACTAAAAAAAATGAGATTCTTTGGATTTTCTTTGGAATACACACAGGGAACGCACTTGAAATTGGTCGTAGAAAAGCGAGAGAAATAGACAAAAAAACAGCCTAA